A window of the Leptospira bandrabouensis genome harbors these coding sequences:
- a CDS encoding N-acyl-D-amino-acid deacylase family protein encodes MADTLIKQARIFDGSTNPSFIGDVRIKEGVVTSISKTELNPMPGETVVDAKGLWLTPGFIDFHTHYDAEIEMAPDLSESVRHGITTISLGSCSLSLAVGDPVDLADMFSRVEAIPRKNVLSILESKKNWNSAAEYKKHLNNMPLGPNVTSFAGHSAIRAHVMGLERSLTKGEVPTKQELEKMNQILEEALDQGFMGLSINTLIWDKMDGSRFRSRPLPSTFANWKEYQYLNKTLRKRGKIFQGVPNVSTKINVLMFLKEAFGIFRKPLKTTIISLMDVKFDPGLYKLLGVIGRITNTIFKSDFRFQALPEPFDLYADGMDVVVFEEFAAGAKANHIEDELERKQLMKDPKYRSWFKRQWTNWFLPRVFHRNFRETKIVDAPDKSLIGKSIDDVAKEKGVHSVTAFLDLVAEHGNKVRWYTVMANHRKEPLQKIVNYPDVLIGFSDAGAHLRGMAHYNFPLRMLKLVRDAELENKPFMTIEKAVHRLTGEIGDWFGIDAGYIKEGKRADLVLIDPTKLDDSLAQDVEAPMPFMEDFKRWVRRNDDTIKKVFINGKLAVDQGKPVSSLGKEKGYGSFLESKIGT; translated from the coding sequence ATGGCAGACACACTCATTAAACAGGCACGTATTTTTGACGGTAGTACAAATCCATCTTTTATAGGTGATGTGCGGATCAAAGAGGGAGTGGTAACATCCATTTCCAAAACCGAATTAAATCCAATGCCTGGTGAAACTGTTGTCGATGCAAAGGGCCTATGGCTCACACCAGGTTTTATCGATTTTCATACACATTATGATGCAGAAATTGAAATGGCTCCTGATCTCTCCGAATCGGTTCGTCATGGAATTACGACCATTTCTCTGGGAAGTTGTTCCTTAAGTTTAGCAGTGGGTGACCCGGTTGATTTAGCAGATATGTTTAGCCGCGTGGAAGCTATCCCAAGAAAGAATGTTTTATCAATCCTAGAAAGTAAGAAGAATTGGAACTCCGCAGCAGAATATAAAAAACATTTAAACAATATGCCACTTGGCCCGAATGTCACTTCGTTTGCAGGACACTCCGCCATTCGAGCCCATGTTATGGGACTCGAACGATCTCTAACCAAAGGGGAAGTTCCCACAAAACAAGAGTTAGAGAAAATGAACCAAATTCTAGAAGAAGCTCTAGACCAAGGATTTATGGGACTTTCCATCAATACATTGATTTGGGACAAAATGGATGGCTCCAGATTTCGGTCACGACCACTTCCCTCCACTTTTGCCAATTGGAAAGAATACCAATACCTAAACAAAACATTAAGGAAAAGAGGAAAGATCTTTCAAGGTGTTCCGAACGTTTCTACTAAAATTAATGTTTTGATGTTTTTAAAAGAAGCCTTTGGAATTTTTCGTAAACCACTCAAAACAACAATCATCTCTTTAATGGATGTTAAATTTGATCCAGGTTTATATAAATTACTCGGAGTCATTGGTCGTATCACAAATACCATTTTTAAATCTGACTTTCGATTCCAAGCACTTCCAGAACCGTTTGATTTGTATGCCGATGGAATGGATGTAGTGGTTTTTGAAGAATTTGCAGCAGGGGCCAAAGCAAATCATATCGAAGATGAGTTGGAAAGAAAACAACTGATGAAAGATCCAAAATATCGTTCTTGGTTCAAACGCCAATGGACCAATTGGTTTTTACCTCGTGTTTTCCATAGAAACTTTCGTGAAACAAAAATTGTGGATGCACCAGACAAATCGCTCATTGGAAAATCGATTGATGATGTTGCCAAAGAAAAGGGAGTTCATTCGGTCACAGCCTTTCTTGACCTTGTAGCAGAACATGGAAACAAAGTCCGTTGGTATACAGTGATGGCAAACCATAGAAAGGAACCATTACAAAAAATTGTGAATTATCCTGATGTACTCATTGGATTTTCTGATGCGGGAGCACACTTAAGAGGAATGGCACATTATAACTTTCCGCTTCGTATGTTAAAGTTAGTTAGAGACGCGGAACTAGAAAACAAACCTTTTATGACTATCGAAAAAGCTGTACACCGTCTAACAGGAGAAATCGGCGATTGGTTTGGAATTGACGCAGGTTACATCAAAGAAGGCAAACGAGCTGATTTGGTTTTAATTGATCCAACCAAACTCGACGACTCACTCGCACAAGACGTAGAAGCACCTATGCCTTTTATGGAAGATTTTAAACGTTGGGTTCGACGTAACGACGATACAATTAAAAAAGTATTTATCAATGGAAAACTAGCGGTCGACCAAGGAAAACCTGTTTCTTCTCTTGGGAAAGAAAAAGGATACGGAAGCTTTTTAGAATCCAAAATCGGCACTTAA
- the leuA2 gene encoding 2-isopropylmalate synthase LeuA2, translating to MKPNQIKIQDVTLRDGNQALRRPWTLEEKIEVFDLLVALNVDGIEVGFPSSNETEFVASKTLAKRAPVGKPIAGLSRANETEIAKTWDAIQYANKPRMHIVYPVSDFSIRHVLKISEKEVIQKIQKSITFARSVVGPEVEIQFSGEHFGDAIENFAFTKEAFLSAIEAGADIINLPNTVERYRPMVFVNMVKEMKEFIGNRAKVSVHTHNDLGMATATSVECVYVGAEQIEVALNGLGERAGNTNLYETCIALHQNGESLGINFQRIYPTAKRISEMTGIPIGEKTPIIGEDIFSHRSGIHQDGVAKTIKQSKGAYRTFSPEFVGRNDNETISFTNQSGHRAIQFLLENRGIMIPQSEIHRLFETAKSISSKENNREITEAELVDLATRFAASL from the coding sequence ATGAAACCAAACCAAATTAAAATTCAAGACGTAACCTTACGGGACGGAAACCAAGCCTTAAGAAGACCTTGGACCTTAGAGGAAAAAATTGAAGTCTTTGACTTACTTGTCGCATTGAACGTCGATGGAATCGAAGTGGGATTTCCTTCTTCTAATGAAACAGAATTTGTCGCAAGTAAAACCTTAGCCAAACGAGCCCCAGTGGGTAAACCCATTGCCGGATTATCTAGAGCCAATGAAACTGAAATCGCTAAAACTTGGGATGCTATTCAATATGCAAACAAACCAAGAATGCATATCGTTTACCCTGTAAGTGATTTTTCTATTCGTCATGTATTAAAAATTTCTGAAAAAGAAGTCATTCAAAAGATCCAAAAGTCAATCACCTTTGCCAGATCCGTAGTGGGACCAGAGGTAGAGATCCAATTTTCCGGGGAACATTTTGGTGATGCAATAGAAAACTTTGCTTTTACAAAGGAAGCATTTCTTTCCGCCATTGAGGCAGGTGCCGATATCATCAACTTACCCAATACAGTCGAACGATACCGACCTATGGTATTTGTGAATATGGTTAAGGAAATGAAAGAGTTTATTGGAAATAGAGCCAAAGTTTCTGTACATACACATAATGATTTGGGAATGGCAACAGCAACATCCGTTGAATGTGTGTATGTGGGTGCCGAACAAATCGAAGTGGCTTTGAACGGTTTGGGAGAAAGAGCAGGAAATACGAATTTATACGAAACATGTATTGCCTTACATCAAAATGGTGAATCCTTAGGTATCAATTTTCAAAGGATCTATCCAACGGCAAAACGTATTTCCGAAATGACAGGTATCCCAATAGGAGAAAAAACTCCGATTATTGGGGAAGATATTTTTTCCCACCGATCAGGAATCCATCAAGATGGAGTGGCCAAGACCATTAAACAGTCTAAAGGTGCTTACCGAACTTTTTCCCCCGAATTTGTTGGAAGAAATGACAACGAAACCATTTCCTTTACGAACCAATCAGGCCATAGGGCCATTCAATTTTTATTAGAAAATAGAGGGATCATGATTCCTCAATCGGAAATCCATCGTTTGTTTGAAACGGCCAAAAGCATTTCTTCCAAGGAGAACAACAGAGAGATCACCGAAGCAGAGTTAGTGGATTTAGCGACAAGATTTGCGGCTTCGCTCTGA